One Pecten maximus chromosome 16, xPecMax1.1, whole genome shotgun sequence DNA window includes the following coding sequences:
- the LOC117314575 gene encoding xyloside xylosyltransferase 1-like produces MTYIKKSQILIIIIGCIFVYILFNFWPWSSQTFTTNNQQYYRKSSPSDKGKIHKGKPSTATTVQTNKEDHRDVKKLINNIDVIITFSKAKDNRGLQQKFEVTVSSMFKWATVPLSLHIIGDDESKDLAGRILEGAASKYNATYMMVSLDVEHLAKELHEIVKEMQPYFSYSPEAYYSDALFFLSMALHKVLPLTITKVIMLDADLKFNADIVKLYEEFYKFSDDNVMAIARENQPVYRHTFSLYRTKHRGTRVGDPPPNGLTGFNSGVLLLDLDKMRSSGRYNSLLTASSVKSLTTEYSFQGHLGDQDFFSLVSMVHENLFYILPCTWNRQLCDWWRDKGYEDVFDLYFKCEGHINIYHGNCNTAIPVLDWEKN; encoded by the exons ATGACTTACATCAAGAAATCTCAGATATTGATTATAATAATTGGATGCATATTCGTTTACATACTTTTTAACTTCTGGCCGTGGTCATCACAAACTTTTACTACAAACAATCAGCAATACTACCGCAAATCCAGTCCCAGTGACAAGGGAAAAATCCATAAGGGAAAGCCATCTACTGCAACTACTGTGCAAACGAATAAAGAGGATCATCGGGATGTGAAGAAATTGATAAACAACATTGATGTTATCATAACATTTAGCAAGGCAAAAGATAATAGAGGACTCCAACAAAAATTTGAAGTTACTGTATCTTCCATGTTTAAATGGGCCACTGTTCCTCTGTCTTTACATATAATAGGAGATGATGAAAGCAAGGACCTGGCTGGTCGCATCTTAGAAGGAGCTGCAAGCAAATACAATGCTACATATATG ATGGTGTCATTGGATGTGGAACACCTTGCGAAGGAGTTACACGAAATTGTGAAAGAGATGCAGCCGTATTTTAGTTACAGTCCTGAAGCCTACTACAGTGATGCCCTCTTTTTCCTCTCCATGGCTCTCCATAAAGTCCTCCCTCTCACTATCACCAAGGTCATCATGTTGGATGCAGATCTTAAATTCAATGCAGATATTGTAAAACTTTATGAAGAATTTTACAAATTTTCTGACGATAATGTAATGGCCATTGCCCGTGAGAACCAACCAGTATATCGCCACACTTTTTCTCTGTATAGGACAAAACATCGTGGTACTCGTGTCGGAGACCCTCCACCAAATGGTCTCACTGGTTTTAATAGTGGTGTGTTACTTTTAGACTTGGACAAGATGAGATCTTCAGGTCGTTATAACTCTTTACTGACTGCATCCTCAGTGAAGTCGCTAACCACTGAATATTCATTCCAAGGTCACCTTGGTGATCAAGACTTTTTCTCTTTGGTTTCCATGGTACATGAAAACTTATTTTACATTCTACCCTGTACTTGGAACAGACAGCTCTGTGATTGGTGGAGGGACAAAGGTTACGAGGATGTGTTTGACCTCTATTTCAAATGTGAAGGTCATATCAATATCTATCATGGAAATTGTAATACAGCTATACCTGTATTAGATTGGGAAAAAAATtag
- the LOC117345044 gene encoding uncharacterized protein LOC117345044: MDIDEQLRAQSKVLLQRLKAKQGRLQNIVNSQSDEVPCLKENKEKMVKSVSAERSGRISSRETKLDMSTTVEKKPSNGQPRAREQLARARLNSRKKSDGDKPDKLCNGVLTNANNLNTHDQKLDVGNKELDLHKESEDCVTKPKVVADDDRLCSQLSNLRSEVRRSRDIDKDTDVKLRRRIIDKNVKVDSQFNESELCREDEASRLNFSYSKFDESDINYLRSKFGSSPEDIDVDEGEKKETTENNNAIDHDRMLQSAGNDRKVANFIRDTMSKPKSILMTSGPKDLKRSLSKVSFLTSRDGSMSVPDMDRHLLGYDWIAALLDNDRGAMDHSENYFEELREFRRINRDECVNNFYMDGVDDLLANRDREPSPVAEALEETKVKPYTVNDRLFTEPLKQQVFNYDDDRDKDPKKTKPPTFEEPRFVRVSIPRSTLLSPHRVKPHRRKSIDDTDSFSLSTHCVKGYENAVPSMVPAASNVGLRDATHGTKSMIQTTLADAEKVASSFPYPWTSSAPDRIRQPRSDHADLYKSYQDMTLPSRLQTSTGGKEEESVALKQATEDLLNSTYSLMFEMEKIKKQRDIHSTRHIGNVA, from the exons ATGGATATTGATGAACAGTTGAGAGCTCAAAGCAAGGTCCTGTTGCAGCGCTTGAAGGCAAAACAAGGCAGACTGCAGAACATTGTCAATTCTCAGTCAGATGAAGTCCCctgtttaaaagaaaataaagaaaaaatggTAAAAAGTGTCAGTGCAGAGAGATCTGGAAGGATCAGTTCTAGGGAAACAAAATTAGACATGTCTACAACTGTAGAAAAAAAACCTAGTAATGGCCAACCCCGTGCTAGGGAACAGCTTGCTAGAGCCAGGCTAAATAGCAGGAAAAAGTCTGATGGAGATAAACCAGACAAGTTATGTAATGGTGTTCTTACCAACGCAAATAATCTTAATACACACGACCAAAAACTAGATGTTGGGAATAAAGAATTAGATCTCCATAAAGAGAGTGAAGATTGTGTAACCAAGCCAAAAGTAGTCGCTGACGATGACAGGCTGTGTAGTCAGTTATCAAActtgaggtcagaggtcaggcGATCAAGAGACATTGATAAAGATACAGACGTAAAATTACGCAGGAGAATAattgacaaaaatgtaaaaGTTGATTCCCAATTCAATGAAAGTGAATTATGTAGAGAAGATGAAGCATCCAGACTGAACTTCAGTTACTCCAAATTTGATGAAAGTGACATAAATTATCTCAGATCAAAGTTTGGTAGTTCTCCAGAGGACATTGATGTAGATGAAGgagaaaagaaagaaacaacAGAGAACAACAATGCTATTGACCACGATAGAATGTTACAGTCAGCGGGGAATGACAGAAAAGTGGCTAACTTCATCCGTGACACCATGAGCAAACCAAAGTCAATTCTGATGACGTCTGGACCAAAGGATCTAAAAAGG TCCCTCAGTAAAGTTAGTTTTCTGACGTCACGAGATGGAAGTATGAGTGTTCCTGATATGGATCGACATCTCCTTGGTTATGACTGGATCGCAGCATTACTGGACAATGACCGCGGAGCGATGGATCATTCTGAAAACTACTTTGAAGAACTGAGAGAATTCCGACGTATCAACAGAGATGAATGTGTTAACAACTTTTACATGGA TGGCGTGGATGATCTCCTAGCTAACAGAGACCGAGAACCCTCTCCTGTAGCAGAGGCGTTAGAGGAGACTA AGGTGAAGCCGTACACCGTCAATGACAGGCTTTTTACAGAGCCCCTTAAGCAGCAAGTGTTCAACTACGATGACGATAGGGATAAAGATCCAAAGAAAACCAAGCCTCCTACATTTGAGGAACCTAGATTTGTGAG GGTGAGTATTCCAAGGTCTACCTTACTGTCTCCCCATCGAGTTAAACCCCATCGCAGAAAGAGTATAGATGACACTGACTCCTTCTCTTTATCTACG CATTGTGTGAAGGGTTACGAGAATGCTGTGCCATCCATGGTCCCGGCTGCCTCCAATGTTGGCCTGAGAGATGCTACTCATGGTACCAAATCCATGATACAAACG ACTTTGGCCGACGCTGAGAAGGTTGCATCCAGCTTTCCATATCCATGGACATCCTCGGCCCCTGACAGAATCCGCCAGCCTCGTTCTGACCATGCAGACCTATACAAATCATACCAGGATATGACTTTGCCATCACGCCTCCAGACCAGCACAGGAGGAAAGGAGGAGGAATCTGTTGCTCTGAAACAGGCTACAGAAGACTTGCTGAATTCCACCTACTCTCTAATGTTCGAGATGGAAAAGATTAAGAAACAGCGAGACATTCACAGTACTCGCCACATAGGAAATGTGGCTTAG